A single region of the Halorussus gelatinilyticus genome encodes:
- a CDS encoding alpha/beta fold hydrolase — MQRVTHHGRTTAYRVADRGGEGSPLLCVHGSGGNHEVWKGQLGRLASHRPVVALDLSGHGDSDDFDADPGWETLSAYADDVLAVADETDAQILVGNSLGGAVALQLAIERDHDFDGLVLAGTGAKLPVLDDLRQWLDSDFERAVEFLHGEDRLFHDADSRYVQHSTEAMRAVGRRVTRRDFETCHVFDVRADLDEIDVPTLALVGEHDHLTPPAYHESLAEAIPDARYREVRGAAHLAMLEEPEGFNAALREFLDDAGI, encoded by the coding sequence ATGCAACGGGTCACGCACCACGGACGGACCACGGCCTACCGGGTGGCCGACCGCGGCGGCGAGGGGTCGCCGCTCCTCTGCGTCCACGGTTCCGGCGGCAACCACGAGGTCTGGAAGGGGCAACTCGGCCGACTGGCGAGTCATCGACCGGTCGTCGCGCTCGACCTGAGCGGCCACGGCGACTCCGACGACTTCGACGCCGACCCCGGTTGGGAGACGCTCTCGGCCTACGCCGACGACGTGCTGGCGGTCGCCGACGAGACCGACGCGCAAATCCTCGTCGGCAACTCGCTGGGCGGCGCGGTGGCGCTCCAACTCGCGATCGAGCGCGACCACGACTTCGACGGTCTCGTCCTCGCGGGCACGGGCGCGAAACTCCCCGTGCTGGACGACCTGCGCCAGTGGCTCGACTCGGACTTCGAGCGCGCGGTCGAGTTCCTCCACGGCGAGGACCGACTCTTCCACGACGCCGACTCGCGGTACGTCCAGCACTCGACCGAGGCGATGCGGGCGGTCGGCCGGCGCGTGACCCGCCGGGACTTCGAGACCTGCCACGTCTTCGACGTGCGCGCGGACCTCGACGAAATCGACGTCCCGACGCTCGCGCTCGTCGGCGAACACGACCACCTCACCCCGCCGGCGTACCACGAGTCGCTCGCCGAGGCGATTCCCGACGCCCGGTACCGTGAGGTCCGGGGCGCGGCCCACCTCGCCATGCTGGAGGAACCGGAGGGGTTCAACGCCGCGCTCCGGGAATTTCTGGACGACGCCGGAATCTGA
- a CDS encoding DUF7127 family protein — MTLKHITERDDVFARSYEYEDGEVLAADLGVAGNASVDVLDDTAIVVFEGEDGPEQVEFQLPEEGAEAFITNGVLTIEVGL, encoded by the coding sequence ATGACATTGAAGCACATCACCGAACGTGACGACGTGTTCGCCCGGAGCTACGAGTACGAAGACGGCGAGGTCCTCGCGGCCGACCTCGGCGTCGCCGGCAACGCGTCCGTGGACGTTCTGGACGACACGGCCATCGTCGTCTTCGAGGGCGAGGACGGTCCCGAGCAGGTCGAGTTCCAACTGCCCGAAGAGGGGGCGGAAGCGTTTATCACCAACGGCGTCCTCACTATCGAGGTGGGACTATGA
- a CDS encoding CDC48 family AAA ATPase: MKLTVKPLKQKDAGRGLAAVDRQSMHELDVENGDYIVIEGKNQGRAVARVWPGYPEDEGRGIVRIDGQLRQEAGVGIDDKVTIEKADVKPANSVTIALPQNLQIRGDITPHIRDKLSGQAITQGQNVPFGFGLMGMGSGQSIPLKVASTDPDGTVVVTDSTTINISERAAEEIAQGASGGPEGTPSVTYEDIGGLEGELEQVREMIELPMRHPELFSRLGIDPPKGVLLHGPPGTGKTLMAKAVANEIDAHFQTISGPEIMSKYYGESEEKLREVFEDAEQNAPAIIFIDELDSIAPKREEAGGDVERRVVAQLLSLMDGLEERGEVTVIAATNRVDAIDPALRRPGRFDREIDIGVPDREGRLEIMQVHTRGMPLADGVDLEAYADNTHGFVGADLESLAKEGAMNALRRIRPEIDLEEDEIPADVLDSLQVTERDLKEALKGIEPSALREVFVEVPDVTWDQVGGLEDTKERLRETIQWPLDYPEVFESLDMEAAKGVLMYGPPGTGKTLMAKAVANESDSNFISIKGPELLSKWVGESEKGVREVFSKARENAPTVVFFDEIDSIATERGSGGGGGTQVSERVVSQLLTELDGLEELEDVVVIATSNRPDLIDSALLRPGRLDRHVHVPVPDEEARKAIFEVHTRNKPVADDVDLDWLASETEGYVGADIEAVTREASMAASREFIHSVDPEEIGESVGNVRISKEHFEQALDEVTPSVTDKTKERYEEIEEQFDSAEPAQEKDQLGRTFQ; this comes from the coding sequence ATGAAGCTCACCGTCAAGCCGTTGAAACAGAAGGACGCCGGGCGCGGACTGGCGGCGGTAGACCGCCAGTCGATGCACGAACTCGACGTCGAAAACGGCGACTACATCGTCATCGAGGGGAAGAATCAGGGTCGGGCGGTAGCCCGCGTCTGGCCGGGCTACCCCGAAGACGAGGGACGGGGCATCGTCCGCATCGACGGCCAGTTGCGTCAGGAGGCCGGCGTCGGCATCGACGACAAGGTGACTATCGAGAAGGCCGACGTGAAACCCGCCAACTCCGTCACCATCGCGCTCCCGCAGAACCTCCAGATTCGGGGCGACATCACGCCTCACATCCGGGACAAGCTGAGCGGACAAGCCATCACGCAGGGCCAGAACGTGCCGTTCGGCTTCGGACTGATGGGAATGGGGTCGGGCCAGTCCATCCCGCTCAAGGTCGCTAGCACCGACCCCGACGGGACGGTCGTCGTGACCGACTCGACCACGATAAACATCAGCGAGCGCGCCGCCGAGGAGATCGCGCAGGGCGCGAGCGGCGGTCCCGAGGGCACGCCGAGCGTGACCTACGAGGACATCGGCGGTCTCGAAGGCGAGCTGGAGCAGGTCCGGGAGATGATCGAACTCCCGATGCGCCACCCCGAGCTGTTCAGCCGGTTGGGCATCGACCCGCCGAAGGGCGTCCTGCTCCACGGGCCGCCCGGCACGGGCAAGACCCTGATGGCGAAGGCCGTCGCCAACGAGATCGACGCGCACTTCCAGACCATCTCGGGCCCCGAAATCATGAGCAAGTACTACGGGGAGTCCGAGGAGAAGCTCCGCGAGGTCTTCGAGGACGCCGAGCAGAACGCTCCGGCCATCATCTTCATCGACGAGCTGGACTCCATCGCGCCCAAGCGCGAGGAGGCCGGCGGCGACGTGGAACGCCGCGTCGTGGCCCAACTGCTCTCGCTGATGGATGGTCTCGAAGAGCGCGGTGAGGTCACCGTCATCGCGGCCACGAACCGTGTGGACGCCATCGACCCGGCGCTCCGGCGTCCCGGCCGCTTCGACCGCGAAATCGACATCGGCGTGCCGGACCGCGAGGGGCGGCTCGAAATCATGCAGGTCCACACCCGCGGGATGCCGCTCGCGGACGGCGTGGACCTCGAAGCGTACGCCGACAACACCCACGGCTTCGTCGGCGCGGACTTAGAGAGTCTCGCCAAGGAGGGCGCGATGAACGCGCTCCGGCGCATCCGTCCCGAGATCGACCTCGAAGAGGACGAGATTCCGGCCGACGTGCTCGACTCGCTGCAGGTGACCGAGCGCGACCTCAAGGAGGCGCTGAAGGGCATCGAACCCTCGGCGCTCCGCGAGGTGTTCGTCGAGGTCCCCGACGTGACGTGGGACCAAGTCGGCGGCTTGGAGGACACCAAAGAGCGCCTCCGGGAGACCATCCAGTGGCCGCTGGACTACCCCGAAGTGTTCGAGTCCCTCGACATGGAGGCCGCCAAGGGCGTGCTGATGTACGGCCCGCCCGGCACGGGCAAGACCCTGATGGCGAAGGCCGTCGCCAACGAGAGCGACAGCAACTTCATCTCGATCAAGGGTCCCGAACTGCTGAGCAAGTGGGTCGGCGAGTCCGAGAAGGGCGTCCGCGAAGTGTTCAGCAAGGCCCGCGAGAACGCCCCGACGGTGGTGTTCTTCGACGAGATAGACTCCATCGCGACCGAGCGCGGAAGCGGCGGCGGCGGTGGCACGCAGGTCAGCGAGCGCGTCGTCTCCCAACTCCTGACCGAGTTGGACGGCCTCGAAGAACTCGAGGACGTCGTGGTCATCGCCACCTCGAACCGCCCGGACCTCATCGACAGCGCGCTGTTGCGCCCCGGTCGTCTGGACCGCCACGTCCACGTGCCGGTGCCCGACGAGGAGGCTCGCAAGGCCATCTTCGAGGTCCACACCCGGAACAAGCCCGTGGCCGACGACGTGGACCTCGACTGGCTCGCCAGCGAGACCGAGGGCTACGTCGGCGCGGACATCGAAGCCGTCACCCGCGAGGCGTCGATGGCCGCCAGTCGGGAGTTCATCCACAGCGTGGACCCCGAGGAAATCGGCGAGAGCGTCGGCAACGTCCGCATCAGCAAGGAGCACTTCGAGCAGGCGCTCGACGAGGTGACCCCCAGCGTCACCGATAAGACCAAGGAGCGCTACGAGGAGATCGAAGAGCAGTTCGACTCCGCGGAACCCGCCCAAGAGAAGGACCAGTTGGGTCGGACGTTCCAATGA
- the priS gene encoding DNA primase small subunit PriS — MEERTLRYLRGRFRDHYRATDLTPPPDPQFREWGYIPWTHGPTTMVRHQSLLELGELGDFLRRERPRHVYFSAGRYDDPGADDMEEKGWRDSDLVFDIDADHLTGVDPQRDSYGEMLAAGKAEVENLIDLLADDFGFEDLTVVFSGGRGYHVHVRDDGIRGLDRDERREIVDYIRGDGIELDAIQRTEMGGTATRRVLKKDGGWGRRVHRELLALADELLELDEEDALDRLKEFDRIGDGRAKTILGAVSEDYEKLESGNIERGGPGIRQLAKVITRSVVEAQSAAIDEPVTTDLRRLIRLPGSLHGGTGLEVTRIPREEVADFDPLVDPVPETFAGNEIAVEVTDPGPVELGDESFTLSAGDVSLPEHVAVFLMARGRAEKGRE; from the coding sequence ATGGAAGAGCGCACCCTGAGATACCTCCGTGGTCGCTTCCGCGACCACTACCGGGCCACGGACCTCACGCCCCCGCCGGACCCGCAGTTCCGCGAGTGGGGCTACATCCCGTGGACTCACGGGCCGACGACGATGGTCCGCCACCAGTCGCTGCTGGAGTTGGGTGAACTCGGGGACTTCCTCCGGCGCGAGCGTCCGCGCCACGTCTACTTCTCGGCCGGGCGCTACGACGACCCCGGCGCGGACGACATGGAGGAGAAGGGGTGGCGCGACTCCGACTTGGTGTTCGACATCGACGCCGACCACCTGACCGGCGTGGACCCGCAGCGCGACTCGTACGGCGAGATGCTCGCCGCGGGGAAGGCGGAAGTCGAGAACCTCATCGACCTGCTGGCCGACGACTTCGGCTTCGAGGACCTGACGGTCGTCTTCTCGGGCGGCCGGGGGTACCACGTCCACGTCCGCGACGATGGCATCCGGGGACTCGACCGGGACGAGCGCCGCGAAATCGTGGACTACATCCGCGGCGACGGCATCGAACTCGACGCCATCCAGCGCACCGAGATGGGCGGCACCGCGACCCGGCGCGTCCTCAAGAAGGACGGCGGGTGGGGCCGCCGCGTCCACCGGGAACTGCTCGCGCTCGCCGACGAACTGCTGGAACTGGACGAGGAGGACGCCCTCGACCGCCTCAAGGAGTTCGACCGCATCGGCGACGGCCGCGCGAAGACCATCCTCGGAGCGGTCTCGGAGGACTACGAGAAGTTAGAGAGCGGGAACATCGAGCGCGGCGGGCCGGGCATCCGCCAGTTGGCGAAGGTCATCACCCGGTCGGTCGTCGAAGCGCAGTCGGCCGCCATCGACGAACCCGTGACCACCGACCTCCGGCGACTCATCCGCCTGCCGGGGAGCCTCCACGGCGGCACCGGTCTCGAAGTGACCCGGATTCCCCGCGAGGAGGTGGCCGACTTCGACCCGCTCGTGGACCCGGTTCCCGAGACGTTCGCCGGCAACGAGATCGCGGTCGAGGTGACCGACCCCGGCCCGGTCGAACTCGGCGACGAAAGCTTTACCCTCTCGGCCGGCGACGTATCGCTTCCGGAACACGTGGCCGTCTTCCTGATGGCCCGCGGCCGCGCGGAGAAGGGCCGCGAATGA
- a CDS encoding site-2 protease family protein translates to MIASLRARLDALEARVNDALPGPVKVGFLTLYLFSTASADRFDALASRPAWDRWADAGVATLLTLQVGGMALVAGAARQALGRTRATALNDPVNTVALPGVNEFMPLAAAPYVVAGLVVATVVHEAGHALVCRRANVAVTEWGVALLFGVLPLAAYVLPDETIDDASVRTKLRMYAVGAFHNVVVAVVALAVLASPLSAGSPLSAYLTYFGWALTGGSPPTAATVASLGVLTNLAFWLALLNANFALLNALPVSVFDGGRVLALALRASADRFGVPLSPLAESAVVHGASLLAVALVVVAVLGPALPV, encoded by the coding sequence GTGATAGCTTCGCTCCGCGCGCGCCTCGACGCGCTCGAAGCGCGGGTCAACGACGCGCTCCCCGGACCGGTGAAGGTCGGATTTCTGACGCTCTATCTCTTCTCGACGGCGAGCGCCGACCGGTTCGACGCGCTGGCGAGTCGGCCGGCGTGGGACCGGTGGGCCGACGCCGGGGTCGCCACCCTGCTCACGTTACAGGTCGGCGGGATGGCACTGGTCGCCGGCGCGGCACGGCAGGCGCTCGGCCGGACGCGGGCCACGGCGCTCAACGACCCGGTGAACACGGTCGCGCTACCGGGCGTCAACGAGTTCATGCCGCTCGCGGCCGCGCCGTACGTCGTCGCCGGACTGGTCGTCGCCACCGTGGTCCACGAGGCGGGCCACGCGCTGGTCTGTCGCCGGGCGAACGTCGCGGTCACGGAGTGGGGCGTCGCGCTCCTGTTCGGCGTCCTCCCGCTCGCGGCGTACGTCCTGCCCGACGAGACCATCGACGACGCGTCGGTCCGGACGAAACTCCGGATGTACGCCGTCGGCGCGTTCCACAACGTGGTGGTCGCGGTAGTCGCGCTCGCGGTCCTCGCGTCGCCGCTCTCGGCCGGGTCGCCCCTCTCCGCCTACCTGACCTACTTCGGGTGGGCGCTGACCGGCGGGTCGCCGCCGACGGCCGCGACGGTTGCCTCGCTCGGCGTCCTGACGAACCTCGCGTTCTGGCTCGCGCTCCTGAACGCGAACTTCGCCCTGCTGAACGCGCTCCCCGTCTCGGTGTTCGACGGCGGGCGGGTGCTGGCGCTGGCGCTCCGCGCATCGGCCGACAGGTTCGGCGTCCCGCTCTCCCCGCTCGCGGAGTCCGCGGTAGTCCACGGCGCGTCGCTGCTCGCGGTCGCGCTGGTCGTGGTGGCGGTCCTCGGTCCCGCGCTCCCGGTCTGA
- a CDS encoding GNAT family N-acetyltransferase, translating to MSVNVDTETARPGDDSYVEAAWKLKERIRHDEDVLKQRKGFFTDAYRRSTVYLLLSKEGGDERLMGFAAVRRDGYILFLAVSPEFRGEGVGKRLVGQVAEEHDTITCHARASNENALGFYEHLGFEVARHIDNYYEDGGDAYYLKLGKSSSLTEKLSEFMRG from the coding sequence GTGAGCGTCAACGTCGATACCGAAACCGCTCGCCCCGGCGACGACAGCTACGTCGAGGCGGCGTGGAAACTCAAAGAGCGCATCCGCCACGACGAGGACGTGCTCAAACAGCGCAAGGGCTTTTTCACCGACGCCTACCGGCGCTCGACGGTCTACCTCCTGCTGAGCAAGGAAGGCGGCGACGAGCGACTCATGGGGTTCGCGGCGGTCCGGCGCGACGGCTACATCCTCTTTCTGGCCGTCTCGCCCGAGTTCCGCGGCGAAGGCGTCGGCAAGCGACTCGTGGGACAGGTCGCGGAGGAACACGATACCATCACCTGTCACGCGCGAGCGAGCAACGAGAACGCGCTCGGATTCTACGAGCACCTCGGCTTCGAGGTGGCGCGCCACATCGACAACTACTACGAGGACGGTGGCGACGCCTACTACCTGAAACTCGGCAAGAGCAGCAGTCTCACCGAGAAGCTCTCGGAGTTCATGCGCGGATGA
- a CDS encoding archease, whose translation MSYELRDHTADVAVAATGPTLAAVFAAAGDGMAGAMCDEIPADAGERFDFEVTAENREALLFDYLDRLIYERDVRAVLPVDNEVEIRGDGEEFVVTGSARGVPLADVSAREIKAVTYSDMELVETDDGWRAYVVLDV comes from the coding sequence ATGAGCTACGAACTCCGCGACCACACCGCCGACGTGGCGGTGGCGGCGACCGGACCGACCCTCGCGGCGGTCTTCGCCGCCGCGGGCGACGGGATGGCGGGCGCGATGTGCGACGAGATTCCCGCCGATGCCGGCGAGCGATTCGACTTCGAGGTCACGGCTGAGAACCGCGAAGCCCTCCTGTTCGACTACCTCGACCGACTCATCTACGAGCGCGACGTGCGGGCGGTCCTCCCGGTGGACAACGAGGTCGAGATTCGGGGGGACGGCGAGGAGTTCGTCGTGACCGGGAGCGCCCGCGGTGTCCCGCTCGCCGACGTCTCGGCGCGCGAAATCAAGGCCGTCACCTACTCCGACATGGAACTGGTCGAGACGGACGACGGGTGGCGAGCCTACGTCGTCCTCGATGTATGA
- a CDS encoding DoxX family protein, with amino-acid sequence MNWRRVTPLVVLTTLLSVSGTASAHVRYVVDSAEDVVSGLRFLIDVLSDPFNAALVGGGALGVAVAALAYLRFRPAARDLAVLRGTLSGYDDLVPWMLRLSVGLPLVGAGFAGYFFTPLVTADLRVLQVAVGFLLLFGLATRVVALVGLLAYLAGLVAEPALLLSGEYVGGFLAIALLGGGRPSADHMLQRIAEDERTLYGRFDPVHRAASWLHARTDPYREYAPTLVRLALGFNFFYLGFTQKLFAPGPALAVVEKYDLTAVVPVDPGLWVVGAGLTEMAVGVALFVGLFTRATAATAFTMLTLTLFGLPDDPVLAHVTLFGMVSMLFITGSGPLAADERLRAAAFGDGSRTGADGETSSASGPNQRV; translated from the coding sequence ATGAACTGGCGACGAGTGACACCGCTGGTCGTGCTGACGACGCTCCTCTCCGTTTCCGGGACCGCGAGCGCTCACGTCCGCTACGTCGTGGACAGCGCCGAAGACGTGGTGAGCGGGCTCCGATTCCTCATCGACGTACTCTCTGACCCGTTCAACGCCGCGCTGGTCGGCGGCGGCGCGCTCGGCGTCGCCGTCGCCGCGCTCGCGTACCTCCGGTTCCGGCCCGCAGCCCGCGACCTCGCGGTCCTGCGCGGGACGCTGTCGGGCTACGACGACCTCGTGCCGTGGATGCTCAGGCTCTCGGTGGGCCTTCCGCTGGTCGGCGCTGGCTTCGCGGGCTACTTCTTCACGCCGCTCGTGACCGCCGACCTACGGGTGCTACAGGTCGCGGTCGGCTTCCTCCTGCTGTTCGGACTAGCAACCCGCGTCGTGGCGCTAGTCGGCCTGCTGGCGTATCTTGCGGGGCTGGTCGCCGAACCGGCGCTCCTGTTGTCCGGCGAGTACGTCGGCGGCTTTCTGGCCATCGCGCTGCTCGGCGGCGGCCGACCGAGCGCCGACCACATGCTCCAGCGGATCGCCGAGGACGAGCGGACGCTGTACGGTCGATTCGACCCGGTTCACCGCGCGGCGTCGTGGCTACACGCCCGGACCGACCCCTATCGGGAGTACGCGCCGACGCTGGTTCGGCTGGCGCTCGGGTTCAACTTCTTCTATCTGGGGTTCACCCAGAAGCTGTTCGCGCCCGGCCCGGCGCTCGCGGTGGTCGAGAAGTACGACCTCACGGCGGTCGTGCCGGTGGACCCGGGGCTGTGGGTGGTCGGGGCGGGACTCACCGAGATGGCCGTCGGGGTCGCGCTGTTCGTCGGCCTCTTCACTCGCGCGACGGCGGCGACGGCGTTCACGATGCTGACGCTCACGCTGTTCGGACTGCCAGACGACCCGGTGCTGGCTCACGTGACCCTCTTCGGGATGGTGTCGATGCTGTTCATCACGGGGTCGGGACCGCTCGCGGCCGACGAGCGACTTCGGGCGGCCGCGTTTGGTGACGGGTCACGCACGGGGGCGGATGGCGAAACGTCTTCGGCGTCCGGGCCGAACCAACGGGTATGA
- a CDS encoding RtcB family protein, protein MTSDDAGETYDAGEVTLHKVRDYVWEIPKEGDMRVPARVLASETLLDQIADDKTLEQLKNSTHLPGVRKHNVCMPDGHQGYGFPVGGVAGIDAEEGCISPGAVGYDINCGVRMMKTDLTYEDVQGREEELLDALFANVPSGLGGGGIVEGDMDAVEAILDRGMEWALEEGWAVEEDLAHCEDEGVRHDSDPAKVSQKAKDRGKNQIGSLGSGNHFLEVQRVTDTYLDDVADAYGLEEGQIVVLIHCGSRGLGHQVCTDYLRDIEKAHAGLLDQLPDKELAAAPAGSHLAEDYYDAMCACINFAWVNRQLIMHRTRQVFEKVFDSEWESLGMDLLYDVAHNIAKKETHTVEDGEERELFVHRKGATRAFPAGHEEVPGAYLDVGQPIIIPGSMGAGSYVLRGGEESMDQTFGSTAHGAGRTMSRTQAKKDYWGGDVQDELEQEHIYVKAQSGATVAEEAPGVYKDVDEVVRVSDALGIGDKVARTFPVCNIKG, encoded by the coding sequence ATGACCAGCGACGACGCAGGAGAGACCTACGACGCGGGCGAGGTCACGCTCCACAAGGTCCGTGACTACGTCTGGGAGATTCCGAAGGAGGGCGACATGCGCGTCCCGGCGCGCGTGCTCGCCAGCGAGACCCTGCTCGACCAGATAGCCGACGACAAAACCCTCGAACAGCTCAAAAACTCGACCCATCTGCCGGGCGTCCGGAAGCACAACGTCTGCATGCCCGACGGCCATCAGGGGTACGGCTTCCCGGTCGGCGGCGTGGCCGGCATCGACGCCGAGGAGGGCTGTATCTCACCGGGAGCGGTCGGCTACGATATCAACTGCGGCGTCCGGATGATGAAGACCGACCTCACCTACGAGGATGTGCAGGGCCGCGAGGAGGAACTGCTCGACGCCCTGTTCGCCAACGTTCCGTCGGGACTCGGCGGCGGCGGTATCGTCGAAGGCGACATGGACGCCGTGGAAGCCATCCTCGACCGCGGGATGGAGTGGGCGCTCGAAGAGGGCTGGGCCGTCGAAGAGGACCTCGCGCACTGCGAGGACGAGGGCGTGCGCCACGATTCGGACCCCGCGAAGGTCTCCCAGAAGGCCAAGGACCGCGGGAAGAACCAGATCGGGAGCCTCGGGTCGGGCAACCACTTCCTCGAAGTCCAGCGCGTGACCGACACGTACCTCGACGACGTGGCCGACGCCTACGGACTGGAGGAGGGCCAAATCGTCGTCCTCATCCACTGCGGGAGCCGCGGGTTGGGCCATCAGGTCTGCACCGACTACCTCCGAGACATCGAGAAGGCCCACGCCGGACTGCTCGACCAGTTGCCCGACAAGGAACTCGCCGCCGCGCCAGCGGGGAGCCACCTCGCGGAGGACTACTACGACGCGATGTGCGCCTGCATCAACTTCGCGTGGGTGAACCGCCAACTCATCATGCATCGCACGCGCCAGGTGTTCGAGAAGGTCTTCGACTCCGAGTGGGAGTCGCTGGGCATGGACCTGCTGTACGACGTGGCCCACAACATCGCCAAGAAGGAGACGCATACGGTCGAAGACGGCGAGGAAAGAGAGTTGTTCGTCCACCGGAAGGGCGCGACCAGAGCCTTCCCCGCGGGCCACGAGGAGGTCCCCGGCGCGTACCTCGACGTGGGCCAGCCCATCATCATCCCCGGCAGCATGGGCGCGGGGAGCTACGTCCTCCGGGGCGGCGAGGAGTCGATGGACCAGACGTTCGGTTCGACGGCCCACGGCGCGGGCCGGACGATGAGTCGGACGCAGGCCAAGAAGGACTACTGGGGCGGCGACGTGCAGGACGAACTCGAACAGGAACACATCTACGTCAAGGCCCAGAGCGGTGCCACGGTCGCCGAGGAAGCGCCGGGCGTCTACAAGGACGTGGACGAAGTCGTCCGGGTCTCGGACGCGCTGGGCATCGGCGACAAGGTGGCGCGGACGTTCCCCGTCTGTAACATCAAGGGGTAG
- a CDS encoding ribbon-helix-helix protein, CopG family, with the protein MHQDHLDMESVTLELSEEELDAIDDIAFADHRDNREAAIRELLDRWIKEREKPESEDSDPEADSGE; encoded by the coding sequence ATGCATCAGGACCACCTCGACATGGAGTCGGTCACGCTCGAACTCTCCGAGGAGGAACTCGACGCTATCGACGACATCGCGTTCGCCGACCACCGGGACAACCGCGAGGCGGCGATACGCGAACTCCTCGACAGGTGGATCAAAGAGCGCGAAAAGCCGGAATCCGAAGACTCGGACCCCGAGGCGGACTCCGGAGAGTGA
- a CDS encoding translation initiation factor eIF-2B translates to MIDETVEEIREMQTHSSSVVAVKAARALEDLREREFASVEDFERDLERNSSALRRANPSHASLVTTQRAIVSMVEDADAGTVEEAKAALDGAVDRVVEQVETAKRRAAQNAMDFVEDGATIMTHDYSSTVLEAIERAVSDGRYLTVYVTEARPRYLGRKTARALAEMDRVDAHLVVDGACGHYLPECDRVLLGMDCIVEDTLYNRIGTFPLAATADSVDVPVTVVGSSAKLVGEGFRFENDFRSPSEVLLEPAEGFSVENPAYDATPTDLLDSVVTDEGVREF, encoded by the coding sequence ATGATAGACGAGACGGTCGAGGAGATTCGGGAGATGCAGACCCACAGCTCCTCCGTCGTCGCCGTGAAGGCCGCCCGCGCGCTGGAGGACCTCCGCGAGCGCGAGTTCGCCTCGGTCGAGGACTTCGAGCGCGACCTCGAACGCAACTCGTCGGCGCTCCGTCGCGCCAACCCCTCCCACGCTTCGCTGGTGACGACCCAGCGCGCCATCGTCTCGATGGTCGAGGACGCCGACGCGGGAACCGTCGAGGAGGCCAAGGCGGCGCTCGACGGCGCGGTCGATAGGGTGGTCGAGCAGGTCGAGACCGCCAAGCGCCGGGCCGCCCAGAACGCGATGGACTTCGTGGAGGACGGCGCGACCATCATGACGCACGACTACTCCTCGACGGTGCTGGAGGCCATCGAGCGGGCGGTCTCCGACGGGCGCTACCTGACGGTGTACGTCACCGAGGCGCGGCCGCGCTACCTCGGTCGCAAGACCGCCCGCGCACTCGCGGAGATGGACCGCGTGGACGCCCACCTCGTCGTGGACGGGGCCTGCGGTCACTACCTGCCCGAGTGCGACCGCGTGCTGTTGGGCATGGACTGCATCGTCGAGGACACCCTCTACAACCGCATCGGCACCTTCCCGTTGGCCGCGACCGCGGACAGCGTGGACGTTCCGGTCACGGTGGTCGGCTCCTCGGCAAAGCTGGTCGGCGAGGGCTTCCGGTTCGAGAACGACTTCCGGTCGCCCAGCGAGGTGCTGCTGGAACCCGCGGAGGGCTTCTCGGTGGAGAACCCGGCCTACGACGCGACGCCGACCGACCTGCTCGATTCGGTCGTCACCGACGAGGGCGTCCGGGAGTTCTGA